Proteins from one Sphaeramia orbicularis chromosome 17, fSphaOr1.1, whole genome shotgun sequence genomic window:
- the LOC115436671 gene encoding GTPase IMAP family member 7-like isoform X3, which translates to MSGSDKFVINNDELIRIVLVGKTGAGKSSTGNTILRNQVFEADFSPESLTTCCKKAIGEVDGEQVAVIDTPGLFDTRTDEETTIKDIIQCITYACPGPHVFLVIVQLGKFTDEEKQTIQKIQKIFGADADKYSLVLFTHGDQLKGKTIEKFLSKSSVLQELVAKCHGQYHVFNNEKEDPSQVTELLKKIRNMNERNGGSYYTNEKFQKAERAIEEEKQRILREKEEQRRQEEEKIRRETEIKYEQRLREVKGDREKKRQLMEEQHNEIATRMENLWKILNHQARLKAENSGVVTEVLIGVFGLIAVISSLFLKFKM; encoded by the coding sequence TCATCAACAATGATGAGCTGATCCGGATCGTACTGGTGGGGAAGACCGGAGCTGGAAAAAGCTCCACAGGAAACACCATCCTCAGAAACCAGGTTTTTGAAGCTGATTTCTCCCCTGAATCTTTGACCACATGCTGTAAAAAAGCCATAGGTGAGGTGGATGGAGAGCAGGTCGCCGTCATTGACACACCAGGTCTGTTTGACACCAGGACAGATGAAGAAACTACCATCAAAGATATCATCCAGTGCATTACTTATGCTTGTCCTGGACCACATGTGTTCTTAGTTATTGTCCAACTGGGAAAATTCACAGATGAAGAAAAGCAAACGATCCAGAAGATTCAGAAGATCTTTGGTGCAGATGCAGACAAATACAGTCTGGTCCTGTTCACCCACGGAGATCAGCTCAAAGGGAAGACAATCGAGAAGTTCTTGAGCAAAAGCAGTGTCCTTCAGGAGCTTGTGGCCAAATGTCACGGCCAGTACCACGTCTTCAATAATGAGAAGGAGGATCCTTCTCAGGTCACCGAGCTGCTCAAGAAGATCAGAAATATGAATGAAAGGAACGGAGGGAGCTACTACACCAACGAAAAGTTCCAGAAGGCAGAGAGAGCCATCGAAGAAGAGAAACAACGGATCCTGAGAGAAAAAGAAGAGCAAAGGAGGCAAGAGGAGGAGAAAATAAGGAGGGAAACCGAGATAAAGTATGAGCAACGTCTGAGAGAAGTGAAAGGTGACAGGGAGAAGAAGAGGCAATTAATGGAAGAACAACACAATGAAATTGCTACAAGAATGGAAAACCTGTGGAAAATTCTGAACCATCAGGCCCGACTGAAAGCTGAGAACAGCGGTGTTGTAACTGAAGTGCTGATTGGAGTTTTTGGTCTCATTGCTGTGATCTCTTCACTGTTCCTTAAATTTAAAATGTAA
- the LOC115436671 gene encoding GTPase IMAP family member 7-like isoform X1: protein MSGSDKFEPSTVINNDELIRIVLVGKTGAGKSSTGNTILRNQVFEADFSPESLTTCCKKAIGEVDGEQVAVIDTPGLFDTRTDEETTIKDIIQCITYACPGPHVFLVIVQLGKFTDEEKQTIQKIQKIFGADADKYSLVLFTHGDQLKGKTIEKFLSKSSVLQELVAKCHGQYHVFNNEKEDPSQVTELLKKIRNMNERNGGSYYTNEKFQKAERAIEEEKQRILREKEEQRRQEEEKIRRETEIKYEQRLREVKGDREKKRQLMEEQHNEIATRMENLWKILNHQARLKAENSGVVTEVLIGVFGLIAVISSLFLKFKM from the coding sequence AACCGTCCACAGTCATCAACAATGATGAGCTGATCCGGATCGTACTGGTGGGGAAGACCGGAGCTGGAAAAAGCTCCACAGGAAACACCATCCTCAGAAACCAGGTTTTTGAAGCTGATTTCTCCCCTGAATCTTTGACCACATGCTGTAAAAAAGCCATAGGTGAGGTGGATGGAGAGCAGGTCGCCGTCATTGACACACCAGGTCTGTTTGACACCAGGACAGATGAAGAAACTACCATCAAAGATATCATCCAGTGCATTACTTATGCTTGTCCTGGACCACATGTGTTCTTAGTTATTGTCCAACTGGGAAAATTCACAGATGAAGAAAAGCAAACGATCCAGAAGATTCAGAAGATCTTTGGTGCAGATGCAGACAAATACAGTCTGGTCCTGTTCACCCACGGAGATCAGCTCAAAGGGAAGACAATCGAGAAGTTCTTGAGCAAAAGCAGTGTCCTTCAGGAGCTTGTGGCCAAATGTCACGGCCAGTACCACGTCTTCAATAATGAGAAGGAGGATCCTTCTCAGGTCACCGAGCTGCTCAAGAAGATCAGAAATATGAATGAAAGGAACGGAGGGAGCTACTACACCAACGAAAAGTTCCAGAAGGCAGAGAGAGCCATCGAAGAAGAGAAACAACGGATCCTGAGAGAAAAAGAAGAGCAAAGGAGGCAAGAGGAGGAGAAAATAAGGAGGGAAACCGAGATAAAGTATGAGCAACGTCTGAGAGAAGTGAAAGGTGACAGGGAGAAGAAGAGGCAATTAATGGAAGAACAACACAATGAAATTGCTACAAGAATGGAAAACCTGTGGAAAATTCTGAACCATCAGGCCCGACTGAAAGCTGAGAACAGCGGTGTTGTAACTGAAGTGCTGATTGGAGTTTTTGGTCTCATTGCTGTGATCTCTTCACTGTTCCTTAAATTTAAAATGTAA
- the LOC115436671 gene encoding GTPase IMAP family member 7-like isoform X2: MSGSDKEPSTVINNDELIRIVLVGKTGAGKSSTGNTILRNQVFEADFSPESLTTCCKKAIGEVDGEQVAVIDTPGLFDTRTDEETTIKDIIQCITYACPGPHVFLVIVQLGKFTDEEKQTIQKIQKIFGADADKYSLVLFTHGDQLKGKTIEKFLSKSSVLQELVAKCHGQYHVFNNEKEDPSQVTELLKKIRNMNERNGGSYYTNEKFQKAERAIEEEKQRILREKEEQRRQEEEKIRRETEIKYEQRLREVKGDREKKRQLMEEQHNEIATRMENLWKILNHQARLKAENSGVVTEVLIGVFGLIAVISSLFLKFKM, translated from the coding sequence GAACCGTCCACAGTCATCAACAATGATGAGCTGATCCGGATCGTACTGGTGGGGAAGACCGGAGCTGGAAAAAGCTCCACAGGAAACACCATCCTCAGAAACCAGGTTTTTGAAGCTGATTTCTCCCCTGAATCTTTGACCACATGCTGTAAAAAAGCCATAGGTGAGGTGGATGGAGAGCAGGTCGCCGTCATTGACACACCAGGTCTGTTTGACACCAGGACAGATGAAGAAACTACCATCAAAGATATCATCCAGTGCATTACTTATGCTTGTCCTGGACCACATGTGTTCTTAGTTATTGTCCAACTGGGAAAATTCACAGATGAAGAAAAGCAAACGATCCAGAAGATTCAGAAGATCTTTGGTGCAGATGCAGACAAATACAGTCTGGTCCTGTTCACCCACGGAGATCAGCTCAAAGGGAAGACAATCGAGAAGTTCTTGAGCAAAAGCAGTGTCCTTCAGGAGCTTGTGGCCAAATGTCACGGCCAGTACCACGTCTTCAATAATGAGAAGGAGGATCCTTCTCAGGTCACCGAGCTGCTCAAGAAGATCAGAAATATGAATGAAAGGAACGGAGGGAGCTACTACACCAACGAAAAGTTCCAGAAGGCAGAGAGAGCCATCGAAGAAGAGAAACAACGGATCCTGAGAGAAAAAGAAGAGCAAAGGAGGCAAGAGGAGGAGAAAATAAGGAGGGAAACCGAGATAAAGTATGAGCAACGTCTGAGAGAAGTGAAAGGTGACAGGGAGAAGAAGAGGCAATTAATGGAAGAACAACACAATGAAATTGCTACAAGAATGGAAAACCTGTGGAAAATTCTGAACCATCAGGCCCGACTGAAAGCTGAGAACAGCGGTGTTGTAACTGAAGTGCTGATTGGAGTTTTTGGTCTCATTGCTGTGATCTCTTCACTGTTCCTTAAATTTAAAATGTAA